DNA from Camelus dromedarius isolate mCamDro1 chromosome X, mCamDro1.pat, whole genome shotgun sequence:
TTCTTAATATAAATTAGAAtcccctattaaaaaaaaaactgggggggggagggggagagaaagaacGAACAAAAAAGATAGAGCGCTCTATAGAGATAGCAATAATAAAGCTGGAGTGAAAAGAAGAGAGTGTAAGAGAAAGAAATCCGCGCTGCTCCCAGTGCGGCCGACCGCTTCCTCGCTTCCTGCAGTCAAAGATCGTGGCAGGACGTGTCTGTTTTCACCGTGTGCGAATAAACCTCATGTGGCTGCTGATCCCCTGGTGGagtcattcttttctctttctgtcttcgATTACAGAACCAGACACGCACTACTTCTTTCTCCAACTGGAGGCTGTCTGCCAGGGAGGAAATCTCCTGCGCGGCAGGCTTGGGACATTTGAGGAAATGCGTCTCCAGTACGCCCTTGACACTCACCTCGATAGAGGTTCGCTTCTTGCGCTTGCGGCCCTGAGCCGCAATCTTGTCAATGCTGGTCGGGCTCCCTGTGGACGAATCAGCCTCCTCCAGCCACTTGTTCAGCAGCGGCTTCAGCTTGCACATGTTCTTGAAGCTCAGTTGTAAGGCCTCGAACCTGCAGATGGTAGTCTGCGAGAACACGTTGCCGTACAGGGTGCCCAGCGCCAGCCCCACGTCAGCCTGCGTGAAGCCCAACTTGATTCTTCTTTGTTTGAACTGTTTAGCGAACTGTTCCAACTCATCCGAGGTTGGTGTCTCCTCATCCGAGTGATCCTGGCAGTGGTGTGAGCCTAGGTCGCCGTGGTCTGGGGGTTCGCGGAGCACTGGGTGTAAGCTCTGTGCGGAGGCAGAGGCCGGCGGTGGAGTGAGCCCCCCATGCTCCAGCATGCCGCTCACCGTGAAGCCCGGCTGCGAGTACACGTTAAGGGGTTGGCCGCTCGACGTGATGGACGGATTCGGAGCGGGGCTCGCCCCCCAGGCATTTGGGTGGTTAGTGTGCGGAGAGTGGTGGGCGACGTGCGGCGAGCGGTGATGGATGATTGCGCCCAACTGTAGATCTTCGCGCCCAGGCTTCACGTCTTGCTGTTCCAGGGGGCTGGTGGCCAGTGTGGAAGACCATGGGCCTCCGTCGCTCAGACTGGTCACCCAATGATGCCCGAGGGGATGCCCATTGCTAGGAACTCCTTGCAAGTAATCACTTTGGAGAAGTTTCTGAGGGTTTCGGAAAGGACTCCCCTGCTGCATGCCCGCAGAGTCCGCATGGACCAGAGAGCTGGAACTGAGAATG
Protein-coding regions in this window:
- the POU3F4 gene encoding POU domain, class 3, transcription factor 4; amino-acid sequence: MATAASNPYSILSSSSLVHADSAGMQQGSPFRNPQKLLQSDYLQGVPSNGHPLGHHWVTSLSDGGPWSSTLATSPLEQQDVKPGREDLQLGAIIHHRSPHVAHHSPHTNHPNAWGASPAPNPSITSSGQPLNVYSQPGFTVSGMLEHGGLTPPPASASAQSLHPVLREPPDHGDLGSHHCQDHSDEETPTSDELEQFAKQFKQRRIKLGFTQADVGLALGTLYGNVFSQTTICRFEALQLSFKNMCKLKPLLNKWLEEADSSTGSPTSIDKIAAQGRKRKKRTSIEVSVKGVLETHFLKCPKPAAQEISSLADSLQLEKEVVRVWFCNRRQKEKRMTPPGDQQPHEVYSHTVKTDTSCHDL